The following proteins are co-located in the Dyadobacter chenwenxiniae genome:
- a CDS encoding fumarylacetoacetate hydrolase family protein — translation MKLYKAENGILLERDDLFYRLHETDWDLAVNRDDLYEWLEIQIESLIPITFTDDVPMPEILAPIGSQEVWASGVTYFRSRTARMEESEKAGGGSFYDRVYEAERPELFFKSTAWRVVGNHGTVRIRRDSTWDVPEPELTLFASSSGALVGYTIGNDMSSRSIEGENPLYLPQAKSYTGSAALGPCLLVPEFPLGDDTVIDIAIVRSGEEVFSGEVTLSQMKRKPEELLQYLFREMSFPHGAYLMTGTGIIPPSDFTLQQGDIVHISIEPIGTLTNVVG, via the coding sequence ATGAAGTTATATAAAGCAGAAAACGGCATCCTGCTGGAAAGAGACGATCTTTTTTATCGTTTGCATGAGACCGACTGGGATCTGGCAGTAAACAGGGACGATCTGTACGAGTGGCTGGAAATACAAATTGAAAGCCTCATTCCGATTACTTTCACGGACGATGTTCCTATGCCGGAAATCCTGGCGCCTATTGGTTCTCAGGAGGTTTGGGCATCAGGCGTAACCTATTTCAGAAGCCGCACGGCCCGCATGGAAGAATCTGAAAAAGCAGGTGGCGGAAGCTTCTACGACCGCGTTTATGAAGCCGAAAGACCTGAGCTTTTCTTTAAATCAACGGCCTGGCGGGTTGTGGGCAACCACGGAACCGTTCGCATTCGCCGTGATTCTACCTGGGATGTGCCCGAACCAGAGCTCACATTGTTTGCATCTTCGTCAGGAGCATTAGTGGGTTATACCATTGGAAATGACATGAGTTCGCGGAGCATTGAAGGCGAAAACCCTTTGTACTTGCCTCAGGCTAAGTCTTATACAGGAAGTGCCGCGCTCGGGCCGTGCTTACTTGTTCCCGAATTTCCGTTAGGCGATGATACAGTGATTGATATTGCCATTGTCCGTTCAGGTGAAGAAGTTTTCAGCGGCGAGGTGACATTATCCCAGATGAAACGCAAGCCGGAAGAACTGCTTCAATATCTGTTCCGTGAAATGTCCTTCCCGCACGGCGCTTACCTCATGACCGGCACCGGCATCATTCCCCCATCCGATTTTACATTACAACAGGGCGATATCGTTCATATTTCCATCGAACCCATTGGAACGTTGACAAACGTGGTAGGCTGA
- the der gene encoding ribosome biogenesis GTPase Der, translated as MANIISIVGRPNVGKSTLFNRLTESRKAIMDNQSGVTRDRHYGYGEWTDQYFTVIDTGGYVVGSEDIFEGAIREQVELALEESTVVLFMVDTMTGLTDLDKDFANVLRRINKPVYLVANKAETQERYQSAAEFYELGLGDQIFAISAQTGFGTGELLDQVITHFETAGIEDPEAGIPRIAIMGRPNVGKSSFLNVLTGTDRSIVTDIAGTTRDAIHTHYNAFGMEFILTDTAGLRRKSRVNEDIEYYSTLRSVKAMEESDVCIILLDATLGLEGQDMNIIGQADKAKKGIVIMVNKWDLVEKDSKTADTFKKALLERLAPMNYMPIIFASVVEKQRIHQVMEKAMEVYKNKTKKITTSKLNEVMQAEIEKYPPPADRGKYINIKYMIQLPTPSPTFVFFSSNPKHVKEPYLRYLENRMRENFDFSGVPITIFFREK; from the coding sequence ATGGCAAATATTATTTCAATTGTTGGGCGTCCGAATGTGGGCAAATCCACATTATTTAACCGCCTTACGGAGAGCCGTAAAGCGATCATGGACAACCAGAGCGGCGTTACCCGTGACCGCCATTATGGTTATGGGGAATGGACCGATCAATATTTTACAGTAATCGACACCGGCGGTTATGTCGTTGGTTCAGAAGATATTTTTGAAGGAGCAATTCGTGAGCAGGTTGAGCTTGCATTGGAAGAATCCACGGTGGTTTTGTTCATGGTGGATACAATGACGGGTTTGACGGATCTGGATAAGGATTTCGCAAATGTGCTCAGACGTATTAATAAGCCCGTTTATCTGGTGGCCAACAAAGCGGAAACACAGGAACGTTATCAGTCTGCTGCTGAATTTTACGAATTGGGATTAGGCGATCAGATTTTCGCTATTTCCGCACAAACCGGTTTTGGAACAGGGGAGTTGCTGGATCAGGTAATCACGCATTTTGAAACCGCCGGCATTGAAGATCCCGAAGCTGGAATCCCGCGTATTGCGATCATGGGACGACCGAATGTAGGTAAATCCTCTTTCCTGAATGTGCTTACAGGCACGGACAGGAGCATTGTGACGGACATTGCCGGCACCACGCGCGACGCCATCCACACGCATTACAATGCATTCGGGATGGAATTTATCCTGACAGACACAGCCGGACTTCGCCGCAAATCACGCGTTAACGAAGACATTGAGTATTATTCCACGTTGCGTTCGGTGAAGGCGATGGAGGAATCAGATGTTTGTATCATTCTTTTGGATGCAACATTGGGCCTCGAAGGTCAGGATATGAACATTATCGGTCAGGCTGATAAGGCGAAGAAGGGAATTGTGATTATGGTGAATAAGTGGGATTTGGTTGAAAAGGATTCCAAAACCGCTGACACTTTCAAGAAAGCATTGCTGGAAAGACTTGCTCCGATGAACTATATGCCTATCATTTTTGCTTCCGTTGTTGAAAAGCAGCGCATTCACCAGGTGATGGAAAAGGCAATGGAGGTTTATAAAAACAAAACCAAGAAAATCACGACTTCGAAACTGAACGAAGTTATGCAGGCTGAAATTGAAAAATATCCGCCACCGGCAGACAGAGGAAAATATATCAACATTAAATATATGATCCAGCTGCCAACGCCTTCACCGACATTCGTGTTTTTCAGCAGTAATCCGAAGCACGTGAAAGAACCTTACTTGCGCTATCTGGAAAACAGGATGCGCGAAAACTTCGATTTTTCGGGTGTGCCGATCACTATTTTCTTCCGGGAAAAATAA
- the era gene encoding GTPase Era produces MEDKTEIAIPFRNHRAGFVSIIGKPNVGKSTLMNVLVGERMSIITSKAQTTRHRIMGILNGKHEDIPFQLVYSDTPGVIKPAYKLHDSMMTFVKGSLEDADVVLFVAEIGEKVADHEVLPLLKRADAPVVLVLNKIDLSDQEHVDLKMAEWEAAIQPDAIVPISALHQANIATLFDAVITRLPFHPPYFGEDELTDKPERFFASEMIREKIFLNYRQEIPYSSEVVITEFKERDDMIVIRAEILVERKSQKGIIIGEKGEMLKKIGTQARHDMEAFFGKKVFLEQHVRVEPDWRSKENKLRQFGYDE; encoded by the coding sequence ATGGAAGACAAGACAGAAATAGCAATCCCTTTCCGCAACCACCGCGCGGGTTTCGTCAGCATTATTGGTAAGCCAAATGTTGGTAAATCCACTCTGATGAACGTCCTGGTGGGCGAGAGGATGTCAATCATTACCTCGAAAGCCCAGACCACACGGCACCGCATTATGGGAATTCTGAATGGTAAGCATGAAGATATCCCGTTTCAGCTGGTTTATTCGGATACGCCCGGCGTGATCAAGCCGGCTTACAAGCTGCACGATTCAATGATGACTTTTGTAAAAGGCTCATTGGAAGACGCGGACGTGGTTTTGTTCGTGGCGGAAATAGGAGAGAAAGTGGCGGATCATGAAGTGCTGCCGTTGCTGAAACGCGCTGATGCACCGGTTGTGCTGGTTTTGAATAAAATTGATTTATCAGACCAGGAGCACGTTGATCTTAAAATGGCGGAGTGGGAAGCTGCGATCCAGCCGGACGCCATTGTGCCGATTTCTGCATTGCACCAGGCGAACATTGCAACGCTTTTTGATGCCGTAATTACCAGATTACCATTTCACCCGCCGTATTTTGGCGAAGATGAACTAACCGATAAGCCGGAGCGTTTCTTTGCTTCTGAAATGATCCGCGAAAAGATCTTCCTTAATTATCGCCAGGAAATTCCATACAGCTCCGAAGTCGTAATTACAGAATTCAAAGAACGGGACGACATGATCGTCATCCGCGCGGAAATCCTTGTGGAACGCAAAAGCCAGAAAGGCATCATTATTGGAGAAAAAGGCGAAATGCTGAAAAAAATCGGGACGCAGGCCAGACATGATATGGAAGCGTTTTTTGGGAAAAAAGTGTTTTTGGAACAACATGTGCGGGTTGAGCCGGATTGGAGAAGCAAAGAAAACAAACTGAGACAGTTTGGCTACGACGAATAA
- the dxs gene encoding 1-deoxy-D-xylulose-5-phosphate synthase, whose protein sequence is MLIKPGKLLAKIDSPEDLRKLDSSQLPQVCNELRQFIIDNVSVYGGHFGASLGVVELSVALHYVFNTPDDQLVWDVGHQAYGHKILTGRRDNFHSNRTYGGLSGFPRRSESIYDAFGVGHSSTSISSALGMAVASALEKNFERQHIAIIGDGAMTAGMAFEGMNHAGATDSNLLIILNDNCMAIDPNVGALKEYLTDITTSRTYNKFRDEVWNMLGKMSNFGKSAQEIVSKVETVMKTAILRQSNLFESLGLRYFGPIDGNDISHLTEVLKDLKSIPGPKLLHCLTVKGKGYGPAEKDQTKWHSPGVFDKITGEIKIKVYDQPQAPKYQDVFGNTIVELAKQNPRIVGVTPAMPSGSSLNIMMDVMPDRAFDVGIAEQHAVTFSAGMATRGEVVYCNIYSTFMQRAYDQVVHDVCIQELPVIFCLDRAGLVGADGPTHHGLYDIAFMRCIPNMVVASPMNEQELRNLMYTAQLESFQSGKQAFTIRYPRGAGVMPNWKTQFEEIQIGKGRKLKSGEDIAILSFGPLGNYALKACEQLEHQGISAALYDMRFAKPLDEALLHEVFRSHNKVITLEDGCLQGGFGSAVIEFMADNGYSSTVKRLGVPDSIIEHGEPNELYRECGVDAEGIIKSVHEFLDKKPTAKAIILN, encoded by the coding sequence ATGCTTATAAAACCTGGGAAATTATTAGCTAAAATTGACTCTCCTGAGGACTTACGCAAGTTAGACAGTTCCCAGCTTCCACAAGTTTGTAACGAATTACGTCAGTTTATCATTGATAATGTCTCCGTCTATGGCGGGCACTTTGGAGCGAGTCTGGGCGTAGTTGAATTAAGCGTTGCCCTTCATTACGTTTTCAATACACCCGATGATCAGTTGGTTTGGGACGTAGGTCATCAGGCTTACGGTCATAAAATTCTGACTGGCAGAAGGGATAATTTTCACTCCAACCGCACTTATGGCGGCCTCTCAGGCTTTCCCAGGCGCAGTGAAAGCATTTATGATGCTTTTGGCGTAGGACATTCGTCTACCTCCATATCATCGGCACTGGGGATGGCCGTTGCATCGGCATTGGAAAAGAATTTTGAAAGACAACACATAGCCATTATCGGAGACGGCGCTATGACCGCAGGGATGGCATTCGAAGGAATGAACCACGCTGGCGCAACCGATTCCAATCTGCTTATCATTTTGAATGATAACTGTATGGCTATTGATCCGAATGTGGGCGCACTTAAAGAATATCTCACAGACATTACCACTTCGCGGACATATAATAAGTTTAGAGACGAAGTTTGGAATATGCTTGGCAAGATGAGCAATTTCGGAAAGAGCGCTCAAGAGATCGTTTCAAAAGTCGAAACGGTTATGAAAACAGCCATTCTTCGGCAAAGCAATCTTTTTGAATCATTAGGCCTAAGATATTTCGGACCTATTGACGGCAATGATATCAGCCACCTTACTGAGGTTCTGAAAGACCTTAAAAGCATTCCGGGACCAAAGTTATTGCATTGCCTTACTGTTAAAGGAAAAGGTTATGGTCCAGCTGAAAAAGATCAAACTAAATGGCATTCTCCCGGTGTTTTTGATAAGATTACTGGTGAGATTAAGATCAAGGTCTACGATCAGCCACAAGCGCCGAAATACCAGGATGTGTTTGGTAATACGATTGTAGAACTGGCGAAGCAGAATCCAAGGATTGTCGGTGTAACGCCAGCAATGCCGTCTGGTTCGTCATTGAACATCATGATGGATGTGATGCCTGATCGTGCGTTTGATGTCGGTATCGCTGAACAGCATGCAGTAACATTCTCGGCAGGCATGGCTACGAGAGGTGAGGTTGTTTATTGCAACATTTACTCGACGTTTATGCAACGTGCGTATGATCAGGTTGTACATGATGTGTGCATTCAGGAGCTTCCGGTAATCTTTTGCCTGGATAGGGCAGGCTTAGTAGGAGCAGATGGACCAACCCACCACGGGCTGTATGATATCGCCTTTATGCGCTGTATCCCGAACATGGTTGTGGCCTCGCCAATGAACGAGCAAGAGCTCCGTAATTTAATGTACACTGCTCAACTGGAATCCTTTCAGTCGGGAAAGCAAGCGTTTACTATAAGATATCCGAGAGGAGCAGGCGTAATGCCGAATTGGAAAACGCAATTTGAAGAAATCCAGATTGGCAAGGGCAGAAAATTGAAGAGTGGGGAAGACATTGCTATTCTATCATTTGGTCCTCTTGGAAATTACGCACTAAAAGCCTGCGAGCAATTGGAACATCAAGGCATTTCGGCTGCATTGTATGACATGCGTTTTGCGAAACCCCTGGATGAGGCCTTGCTACATGAGGTCTTTCGAAGCCATAATAAAGTCATTACACTTGAAGATGGTTGTTTACAAGGTGGATTTGGCAGTGCTGTCATTGAATTTATGGCGGATAACGGCTATTCTTCAACGGTTAAGAGACTGGGCGTGCCCGACAGCATTATAGAACACGGTGAACCGAATGAACTCTACCGTGAATGCGGAGTAGATGCAGAAGGGATTATCAAATCAGTTCACGAGTTTTTAGATAAAAAACCCACTGCGAAGGCGATTATACTGAACTGA
- a CDS encoding rhomboid family intramembrane serine protease has protein sequence MSNIVDDVKREFAKSENALVKIILVNTAVFLTLLLLKIILTLSQASNVYSAVINTLQLPAATNEFLYKPWTLITYFFTHDDIFHILFNMLFLYWFGKLIDEYLGAKRVIALYFLGGIAGGLIYIVLYNALPYFQAHVEGSRMLGASAAAFSVAVGASTLLPNYTFNLIFLGPIRIKFIALFYIILSLAQTVGPNAGGNLAHLGGAFIGYVFIKLLQSGTDLGKPLYAVMNGWSRLFRKRPSMQVTYRERQVYRSTSVYSSTSSSGTIEMPDQTEIDSILDKISKSGYESLTREEKQKLFKASQQK, from the coding sequence ATGAGCAATATTGTTGATGACGTAAAGAGGGAGTTCGCCAAATCAGAGAATGCACTTGTAAAGATAATCCTTGTTAATACCGCAGTGTTCCTGACGCTACTGCTGTTAAAGATTATTCTGACCCTTTCCCAAGCGTCAAATGTTTACAGCGCGGTGATCAATACATTGCAGCTTCCCGCTGCAACCAATGAGTTTTTATACAAACCATGGACGCTGATCACATACTTTTTTACACATGATGACATTTTCCATATCCTTTTCAATATGCTTTTCCTTTATTGGTTTGGAAAGCTTATTGATGAATATCTGGGTGCCAAGCGTGTTATAGCGCTTTATTTCCTGGGTGGGATAGCAGGCGGACTAATTTACATCGTTCTTTACAATGCATTGCCCTATTTCCAGGCCCACGTGGAAGGTTCCAGAATGCTCGGGGCTTCGGCAGCAGCTTTTTCTGTTGCTGTAGGGGCGTCTACCTTACTTCCTAACTATACATTCAACCTGATTTTTCTTGGACCGATACGAATCAAATTTATCGCTCTTTTTTACATAATCCTTTCCCTTGCTCAGACTGTCGGCCCCAATGCGGGAGGTAACCTTGCGCATTTGGGAGGCGCATTTATTGGGTATGTATTTATCAAATTGTTGCAAAGTGGGACAGACCTCGGAAAGCCGCTTTATGCAGTCATGAATGGTTGGTCGAGATTGTTCCGCAAACGGCCTTCTATGCAGGTCACTTACCGCGAGAGACAGGTTTACAGAAGCACAAGCGTGTATTCGTCCACATCGTCTTCGGGAACGATCGAAATGCCTGATCAAACGGAAATTGATTCTATTTTAGACAAAATTTCCAAATCCGGTTACGAGAGTCTGACGAGAGAAGAAAAGCAAAAGCTGTTCAAAGCAAGCCAGCAAAAATAA
- a CDS encoding rhomboid family intramembrane serine protease produces the protein MLSITPTVRNLLILNILFFIVDLYVFNLTSVFALRSVFSPAFLPFQFITYMFLHGSFGHLFSNMFGLFMFGPLLERVWGPKKFLFFYFFTGIGAGILFSGIDYFENSQVRQAVEIFTQNPTPDGLVDFMSKHAERIYEANLDFLNKFEGNPTNSGYIQQSVEFVNTYYQSLINTPLVGASGAIFGILMAFGLLFPNTELFLLFVPFPIKAKYFVAFYGLYELYAGIQNAQSDNVAHFAHIGGMLFAYILLRYWNTRKTNFY, from the coding sequence ATGTTATCCATTACGCCTACTGTCAGGAACTTACTGATTCTTAATATACTCTTTTTTATAGTTGACTTATACGTTTTCAATCTAACGAGCGTCTTTGCTTTACGGTCTGTATTTTCACCTGCATTTTTGCCATTTCAGTTTATCACCTACATGTTTTTGCATGGGAGTTTTGGGCATTTGTTTAGCAATATGTTTGGTTTGTTCATGTTTGGGCCGTTGCTGGAGCGTGTTTGGGGGCCTAAGAAATTTTTATTTTTCTACTTTTTTACCGGCATAGGAGCGGGGATCCTTTTTTCGGGAATTGATTATTTTGAAAATAGTCAGGTCAGACAGGCTGTTGAAATATTTACTCAAAATCCAACTCCCGACGGGCTTGTGGATTTCATGAGCAAACATGCTGAAAGAATTTACGAAGCCAACCTTGATTTTTTAAACAAGTTTGAAGGCAATCCGACAAATTCTGGCTACATTCAGCAAAGTGTAGAGTTCGTAAATACCTACTATCAAAGTTTGATTAATACGCCGCTGGTGGGTGCTTCCGGAGCAATTTTCGGCATCCTAATGGCGTTTGGTTTATTGTTTCCGAATACTGAGCTTTTTCTCCTTTTTGTTCCGTTTCCGATTAAGGCCAAATATTTCGTTGCTTTTTACGGTTTGTACGAATTATATGCAGGAATTCAGAATGCTCAGTCAGATAATGTAGCGCATTTCGCGCACATTGGAGGAATGCTATTTGCATATATATTGTTGCGTTACTGGAACACGCGAAAAACAAATTTCTATTAA
- the mutL gene encoding DNA mismatch repair endonuclease MutL has protein sequence MPSSDIIQLLPDSIANQIAAGEVVQRPASVVKELMENAIDAKANHVQVILKEAGRTLIQIIDDGSGMSETDARMSFERHATSKIRQSEDLFRIRTMGFRGEALASIAAIAQVELRTRQEFDELGTMIRIDGSEIKAQEPVACLKGTNLSVKNLFFNVPARRNFLKSNSVEMRHVLDEFQRVALAHPQVGFTLHHNDTEVFNLQPGKLVRRIVDIYGKSYREQLAFCQEDTSYISVRGYIGKPEFARKTRGEQFFFVNDRYIKHSYMHHAVISAFDGTIPEGSHPFYVLFIEIDPSHIDINIHPTKTEIKFDDERSVYAIVMAAVKKAVGVYNLSQSIDFDDNINFLNPTASDQNHNLIPRTVMPDWAAQSKKGDGGQSRSNLTNWNKLFEGLQNTEDRNRELAAFEINATTVSRPSFQEQPKTIASKVNRMASEVISAPESDAVLFQLHNRYILSQVKDGIMLIDQKAAYERILYERYRKMLTNRNGACQQLLFPKTIRLTHSDMQLVNETKKEIRSLGFEFDEFGSNELIIRGIPADLPEESEQDLFEELIEQLKQSYSDLKLNKPESLSRSLARRFSVRYAVKLSYVEIHTLIDQLFASTDPNRTPSGEAIIVLLTMDKLTSIFKA, from the coding sequence ATGCCGTCTTCCGACATCATACAATTATTACCAGATTCCATAGCCAATCAAATTGCTGCCGGCGAGGTTGTTCAGCGACCCGCATCGGTGGTGAAAGAGCTTATGGAAAATGCCATTGATGCGAAGGCGAACCATGTTCAGGTTATTTTGAAAGAGGCAGGGAGGACGCTCATTCAGATTATAGATGACGGCTCGGGAATGTCTGAAACAGATGCCCGAATGAGCTTTGAAAGACATGCAACTTCCAAAATTCGGCAGTCGGAAGATCTTTTTCGCATCCGCACAATGGGTTTCCGCGGCGAGGCGCTAGCTTCCATTGCGGCTATCGCGCAGGTGGAGTTGCGGACACGTCAGGAGTTTGACGAGCTGGGCACCATGATCCGCATCGATGGTTCTGAGATAAAAGCACAGGAACCTGTGGCTTGTTTAAAAGGAACGAATTTGTCGGTTAAAAACCTGTTTTTCAATGTTCCTGCGAGAAGAAATTTTTTAAAATCCAATTCCGTTGAAATGCGTCATGTTCTGGACGAGTTTCAAAGGGTTGCGCTGGCGCATCCGCAGGTCGGCTTTACATTACATCATAATGATACGGAGGTTTTTAATCTGCAACCCGGCAAACTGGTGCGGCGGATTGTTGACATTTACGGCAAGAGTTACCGGGAGCAACTTGCTTTTTGCCAGGAAGATACATCCTACATCAGTGTAAGGGGTTATATCGGGAAACCCGAATTCGCCAGGAAGACGAGAGGGGAGCAGTTTTTCTTTGTGAATGATCGCTATATCAAGCATAGCTATATGCACCATGCCGTGATCAGCGCATTTGATGGCACAATCCCCGAAGGAAGCCATCCGTTCTATGTGCTTTTTATTGAGATTGATCCTTCGCATATTGATATAAATATTCATCCAACAAAAACGGAAATCAAGTTTGATGATGAAAGGTCTGTATATGCGATTGTAATGGCGGCAGTAAAAAAGGCTGTGGGCGTATATAACCTTTCGCAGTCCATTGATTTTGATGACAACATTAATTTTCTGAATCCAACAGCCTCAGATCAAAATCATAACCTGATCCCACGAACTGTGATGCCTGACTGGGCAGCACAATCTAAAAAAGGTGACGGCGGACAGTCGAGGTCGAATCTGACCAACTGGAATAAACTATTCGAAGGATTACAAAATACAGAAGACCGGAATCGGGAATTGGCTGCATTTGAAATTAATGCGACCACAGTGTCCAGGCCTTCATTTCAGGAGCAGCCCAAAACTATTGCAAGCAAAGTCAACAGAATGGCTTCCGAAGTGATCTCGGCGCCGGAAAGCGACGCGGTCCTTTTTCAACTCCATAACCGATACATTCTGTCGCAGGTAAAGGATGGAATTATGCTGATTGACCAGAAGGCGGCCTATGAAAGGATTCTCTACGAACGATATCGTAAGATGCTTACGAACCGGAACGGGGCGTGTCAGCAGTTGCTTTTTCCCAAAACAATCCGGTTGACACATTCGGATATGCAATTGGTCAATGAGACTAAAAAGGAGATCAGAAGCCTGGGATTTGAATTTGACGAGTTTGGATCGAACGAGCTGATCATTCGCGGAATCCCGGCCGACTTGCCGGAGGAAAGCGAGCAGGATCTTTTTGAAGAGCTCATTGAGCAACTTAAGCAAAGCTATTCCGACCTTAAACTGAATAAGCCCGAAAGCCTTTCCCGCTCACTGGCGAGGCGCTTTTCTGTCCGTTATGCGGTAAAGCTGTCTTATGTTGAAATCCACACATTAATCGATCAGCTTTTCGCTTCTACGGACCCCAACAGAACGCCAAGTGGTGAGGCGATCATTGTTTTGTTGACGATGGATAAACTTACCAGCATATTTAAAGCTTAA
- the glyA gene encoding serine hydroxymethyltransferase: MSTLTSVERDTTIFDLINKEKHRQESGIELIASENFTSRQVMEAAGSVLTNKYAEGLPGKRYYGGCEVVDEIEQIAIDRLKELFGATWANVQPHSGAQANTAVFLACLNPGDKIMGFNLAHGGHLTHGSPVNISGKYFQPIFYGVEAETGLIDWDKVEETAVRERPKLLICGASAYSRDWDYERLRAIADQVGALLMADIAHPAGLIAKGLLNDPFDHCHIVTTTTHKTLRGPRGGVIMMRNDFENPFGIKTPKGQLRTMSSLLDSGVFPGTQGGPLEHIIAAKAIAFGEALTEGYYNYAVQVKKNAQAMAKAFVDKGYGIISGGTDNHLMLIDLRTKNGQNPGLTGKLAENTLIKADITINKNMVPFDDKSPMITSGIRVGTAAVTTRGMVESDMERIVEFIDTVLVNHDQDAKIAGVKSEINNWMKQFPLYI, translated from the coding sequence ATGTCTACACTCACAAGCGTTGAACGTGACACCACCATTTTTGATCTTATTAACAAAGAAAAACACCGTCAGGAATCTGGCATCGAGCTGATCGCGTCAGAAAACTTTACGTCCAGGCAGGTTATGGAAGCGGCTGGGAGCGTTTTGACCAACAAATATGCAGAAGGATTGCCAGGCAAGCGTTATTACGGAGGATGTGAAGTTGTAGATGAGATCGAGCAAATTGCAATTGACCGTTTGAAAGAGCTTTTCGGAGCGACATGGGCAAACGTTCAGCCACATTCGGGTGCACAGGCCAACACGGCAGTGTTCCTTGCTTGCCTGAACCCAGGCGATAAAATAATGGGTTTCAATCTGGCGCACGGTGGTCACCTGACGCACGGCTCGCCAGTTAACATTTCAGGAAAATATTTTCAGCCTATATTTTACGGAGTAGAGGCAGAAACAGGATTAATAGATTGGGACAAAGTGGAGGAAACCGCTGTGAGAGAGCGTCCAAAACTTTTGATCTGCGGCGCTTCCGCTTACAGCCGTGACTGGGATTATGAGCGCCTGCGTGCCATTGCTGATCAGGTAGGAGCATTATTAATGGCTGATATCGCTCACCCCGCTGGCTTAATTGCCAAAGGTTTGCTGAACGATCCGTTCGATCATTGCCACATTGTAACAACCACAACGCACAAGACCCTTCGCGGGCCTCGCGGGGGTGTGATCATGATGCGTAATGATTTTGAAAATCCTTTTGGCATTAAAACACCCAAAGGCCAGCTGCGCACCATGTCATCGCTTTTGGATTCCGGCGTTTTCCCGGGAACACAAGGCGGACCATTGGAGCACATTATTGCTGCCAAGGCAATCGCATTTGGTGAAGCACTGACGGAAGGTTACTATAACTACGCAGTTCAGGTAAAAAAGAATGCGCAGGCAATGGCCAAAGCATTTGTAGACAAAGGTTACGGCATTATTTCCGGAGGAACAGATAACCACCTAATGCTCATCGACCTTCGTACGAAGAATGGCCAAAATCCAGGTTTGACGGGTAAACTGGCTGAAAATACATTGATCAAGGCAGACATTACGATCAATAAGAATATGGTGCCTTTCGATGACAAATCACCAATGATCACTTCCGGTATCCGGGTTGGAACCGCAGCTGTTACTACGCGGGGAATGGTTGAGTCGGATATGGAGCGCATCGTCGAATTTATTGATACTGTGCTGGTTAACCATGATCAGGATGCGAAGATTGCGGGAGTGAAAAGTGAGATCAACAACTGGATGAAACAGTTTCCTTTGTATATCTGA
- a CDS encoding tetratricopeptide repeat protein encodes MSKKNTDESGLEIIETPEALAGQINKAEVFFIKNRKIVLGVVGAIVLAVAAFAGYRFYIDGQEGTAQDALASVVYDFEADSLQKALNGSGGNEGLLSIADSYKGTDASNLANFYAGVALLKQGKYDDAISHLQSFSSSDLLIHARAQSLIGDAYLEKNQPAEAISHYKKAADYEKNEYFTPVYLMKLAIAQEKANQPADAVSTYKRVIDEFPLSSEVVNAKKYMGVLEGQVGK; translated from the coding sequence ATGAGCAAGAAAAACACGGACGAATCCGGGCTTGAAATTATTGAAACTCCGGAAGCATTAGCTGGCCAGATCAATAAAGCGGAGGTTTTTTTTATTAAGAATCGCAAGATAGTTTTAGGTGTCGTAGGAGCGATTGTATTAGCTGTTGCTGCTTTTGCCGGATATCGCTTTTACATTGACGGACAAGAAGGAACAGCTCAGGACGCGCTTGCAAGTGTTGTTTACGATTTTGAAGCCGATTCATTACAGAAAGCATTAAACGGAAGCGGCGGTAACGAAGGACTTTTATCTATCGCAGATTCTTATAAAGGCACTGATGCAAGTAATCTTGCTAATTTTTACGCCGGAGTTGCATTATTGAAGCAAGGAAAATATGATGACGCAATCAGTCATCTGCAATCATTCAGCTCATCCGATCTTTTGATCCACGCGCGTGCACAATCATTGATTGGCGACGCATATCTTGAAAAAAATCAACCTGCTGAGGCAATCTCGCATTATAAAAAGGCTGCGGACTACGAGAAAAACGAGTATTTCACACCGGTTTATTTGATGAAATTAGCCATCGCACAAGAAAAAGCAAACCAGCCCGCTGACGCTGTGTCCACATATAAACGTGTTATCGACGAGTTTCCTCTTTCCTCGGAAGTGGTTAACGCGAAGAAATACATGGGTGTTTTAGAGGGACAGGTCGGCAAATAA